One segment of Sander vitreus isolate 19-12246 chromosome 20, sanVit1, whole genome shotgun sequence DNA contains the following:
- the sptssa gene encoding serine palmitoyltransferase small subunit A, with translation MALGDCWKQLSWFYYQYLLVTALYMLEPWERTVFNSLLISVAGMAVYTGYVFMPQHIMAILHYFEVVQ, from the exons ATGGCCCTGGGTGACTGTTGGAAGCAGTTGTCCTGGTTTTACTACCAGTATCTTCTGGTGACGGCGCTGTACATGCTGGAGCCCTGGGAGAGGACGGTGTTCA ACTCCCTGCTGATCTCGGTGGCCGGCATGGCCGTTTACACCGGCTACGTCTTCATGCCGCAGCACATCATGGCGATCCTGCACTACTTCGAAGTCGTCCAATGA